A section of the Ornithinimicrobium sufpigmenti genome encodes:
- the ybeY gene encoding rRNA maturation RNase YbeY: MSIEVLNESGEVPSPVSEQELADLGRHVLDQLRVHPQAELTITLVDEETMAALHVQWMDLPGPTDVMSFPMDELRPGHEGEESAAGMLGDVVLCPSVARRQAQGAGHAVGDELLLLTTHGILHLLGFDHAEPAEKQEMFDLQRTLLLTFLAQRGRSTSAADDDSVAKRT; encoded by the coding sequence GTGAGCATCGAGGTGCTGAACGAGTCCGGGGAGGTGCCCTCACCGGTCTCCGAGCAGGAGCTGGCCGACCTGGGACGGCACGTCCTGGACCAGCTGCGGGTGCACCCCCAGGCCGAGCTGACCATCACCCTGGTCGACGAGGAGACGATGGCGGCGCTGCACGTGCAGTGGATGGACCTGCCCGGCCCGACCGACGTGATGAGCTTCCCCATGGACGAGCTGCGCCCGGGTCATGAGGGGGAGGAGTCGGCCGCCGGGATGCTCGGCGACGTCGTGCTCTGCCCGTCCGTGGCCCGTCGGCAGGCTCAGGGGGCGGGCCACGCCGTCGGCGACGAGCTGCTGCTGCTGACGACGCACGGCATCCTGCACCTGCTGGGTTTTGACCACGCCGAGCCGGCGGAGAAGCAGGAGATGTTCGACCTGCAGCGGACGCTGCTGCTGACCTTCCTGGCCCAGCGCGGCCGGTCGACCAGTGCGGCCGACGACGACAGCGTGGCGAAGCGGACATGA
- a CDS encoding PhoH family protein, translated as MTDVEHPEPPGSSSFSGPPTHLTPATHTVVIPEEIPMVALLGPRDELLRTIERAFPRIDVHVRGNEFRLTGDSAELALVERLVDELVSIVRRGQPLNRDAVERSIGMLRAATSDRPADVLTMNIVSSRGRTIRPKTLNQKHYVDAIDAHTIVFGLGPAGTGKTYLAMAKAVAALQAKEVNRIILTRPAVEAGERLGFLPGTLTDKIDPYLRPLYDALHDMVDPESMSKLMAAGTIEVAPLAYMRGRTLNDAFIILDEAQNTSPEQMKMFLTRLGFGSKMVVTGDTTQVDLPGGVQSGLKVVQQILDGVEDIHFARLTSQDVVRHRLIGDIVDAYGRYDARQQRGPRRPRAVEEDSSS; from the coding sequence ATGACCGATGTCGAGCATCCTGAACCCCCCGGATCGTCGAGCTTCTCCGGGCCGCCCACCCACCTCACCCCGGCCACGCACACCGTGGTCATCCCCGAGGAGATTCCGATGGTGGCCCTCCTCGGCCCCCGCGACGAGCTGCTGCGCACCATCGAGCGGGCCTTCCCGCGCATCGACGTGCACGTGCGTGGCAACGAATTCCGGCTCACGGGGGACTCCGCCGAGCTGGCGCTGGTCGAGCGGCTCGTCGACGAGCTGGTGTCCATCGTGCGCCGCGGCCAGCCGCTGAACCGGGACGCCGTCGAGCGCAGCATCGGGATGCTGCGGGCGGCCACCTCCGACCGCCCGGCGGACGTGCTGACGATGAACATCGTCTCCAGCCGGGGGCGCACGATCCGGCCCAAGACGCTGAACCAGAAGCACTACGTCGACGCCATCGACGCCCACACCATCGTCTTCGGGCTGGGCCCGGCCGGCACCGGCAAGACCTACCTGGCGATGGCCAAGGCGGTCGCCGCGCTGCAGGCCAAGGAGGTCAACCGGATCATCCTGACGCGCCCCGCGGTGGAGGCGGGGGAGCGGCTGGGCTTCCTGCCGGGCACGTTGACGGACAAGATCGACCCCTACCTGCGCCCGCTCTACGACGCCCTGCACGACATGGTCGACCCTGAGTCGATGTCCAAGCTGATGGCCGCCGGCACCATCGAGGTCGCGCCACTGGCCTATATGCGTGGCCGCACCCTCAACGACGCCTTCATCATCCTGGACGAGGCGCAGAACACCAGCCCGGAGCAGATGAAGATGTTCCTGACCCGGCTGGGCTTCGGCTCCAAGATGGTCGTCACCGGCGACACGACGCAGGTCGACCTGCCCGGTGGGGTGCAGTCCGGGCTGAAGGTGGTGCAGCAGATCCTCGACGGCGTGGAGGACATCCACTTCGCCCGGCTCACCAGCCAGGACGTGGTGCGACACCGGCTGATCGGGGACATCGTCGACGCCTACGGGCGGTATGACGCGCGCCAGCAGCGCGGGCCGCGTCGTCCCCGCGCGGTGGAGGAGGACTCCTCCTCGTGA
- a CDS encoding MFS transporter: MSTGTTGSGTTRSGASDSGTTGADTGPAPSLFGPQLRSASIGATALIALFALEYIAVGAAMPTIAEALQGYHLYNMAFGATVAASIVGMILSGWWSDRSGPRPVVIAGTLTFALGLLVAGLAPTMELFSVARGLQGLGSGLSTVALYVVIAQRVPDASRPAVFSLLAAAWVVPGLVGPLLTGSLVHYLSWRWVFLGVAPLVAVALLVLRPALRGTYPSDDAPFLRPATIGWAVVAAAAVGVLNLSGESVQGREWVIGAVALVLLGLASWRLLPLGSLRLARGLPAVIGVRAALGGSLVAAEAYLPLMLRDEHGYSPARAGAVLAVASIAWALGSFFQGRLGPATDRYRVMVAGVSIYATLMVAMALAVWVAWPGWAVIVLYGLATLGLGAAYPTTSLLTMRLSPPGEIGRNSSALQVGEALTSAFALAITGVVFGLTYAAAPHTAFVGTLVVACVVGAVSVVAAGRSRPSG, from the coding sequence GTGAGCACAGGCACCACGGGCTCCGGCACGACACGCTCCGGTGCCTCGGACTCTGGCACCACGGGCGCCGACACCGGGCCCGCACCCTCGCTCTTCGGCCCGCAGCTGCGCTCGGCCTCCATCGGGGCGACCGCGCTCATCGCGCTCTTCGCGCTGGAGTACATCGCCGTCGGGGCCGCCATGCCGACGATCGCGGAGGCGCTGCAGGGCTACCACCTGTACAACATGGCCTTCGGCGCGACCGTCGCCGCCAGCATCGTCGGGATGATCCTCAGCGGCTGGTGGTCGGACCGGAGCGGTCCCCGACCCGTCGTCATCGCCGGCACCCTGACCTTCGCCCTGGGCCTGCTCGTCGCCGGTTTGGCACCCACGATGGAGCTGTTCAGCGTCGCCCGTGGGCTGCAGGGGCTGGGCAGCGGGCTGTCCACCGTCGCGCTCTACGTCGTCATCGCACAGCGCGTCCCGGACGCCTCCCGCCCCGCCGTCTTCTCGCTGCTCGCCGCCGCCTGGGTCGTGCCCGGTCTGGTCGGGCCGCTCCTCACCGGCTCGCTGGTGCACTACCTGTCGTGGCGCTGGGTGTTCCTCGGTGTCGCGCCCCTCGTGGCGGTGGCGTTGCTCGTGCTGCGCCCGGCCCTGCGCGGGACCTACCCCAGCGACGACGCGCCCTTCCTGCGCCCGGCCACGATCGGCTGGGCCGTCGTCGCCGCGGCCGCGGTCGGGGTCCTCAACCTCTCCGGCGAGTCGGTGCAGGGCCGGGAGTGGGTCATCGGTGCGGTCGCGCTGGTCCTGCTGGGGCTGGCCAGCTGGCGGCTGCTGCCGCTGGGCTCGCTGCGCCTGGCACGGGGCCTGCCCGCCGTCATCGGGGTCCGCGCCGCCCTGGGCGGCTCCCTGGTCGCCGCCGAGGCCTACCTGCCGCTGATGCTGCGGGACGAGCACGGCTACTCCCCGGCCCGGGCCGGCGCGGTCCTGGCCGTGGCGTCCATCGCGTGGGCCCTCGGCTCGTTCTTCCAGGGCCGCCTCGGTCCGGCGACCGACCGCTACCGCGTCATGGTGGCCGGGGTGAGCATCTACGCCACCCTCATGGTGGCGATGGCGCTGGCGGTATGGGTCGCGTGGCCCGGCTGGGCGGTCATCGTCCTCTACGGCCTGGCCACGCTCGGTCTGGGCGCCGCATACCCGACCACCTCGCTGCTCACCATGCGCCTGTCGCCCCCGGGCGAGATCGGCCGCAACTCCTCGGCCCTGCAGGTTGGTGAGGCGCTGACCAGCGCCTTCGCCCTGGCGATCACCGGGGTGGTCTTCGGGCTGACGTATGCCGCCGCACCCCACACCGCGTTCGTCGGCACCCTGGTGGTCGCCTGCGTCGTCGGCGCCGTCTCCGTCGTGGCGGCGGGCCGGTCACGCCCGTCCGGCTGA
- a CDS encoding 16S rRNA (uracil(1498)-N(3))-methyltransferase, producing MTAPLFLVPVGSLDADDEGGPGTLRLDGPEGRHAADVQRLGVGEGVLVSDGRGRAASCTVTAADQGALQLAVDSLWTVPEPQPRLVLVQALAKGDRDLMAVEAATELDVDEVVPWQADRSIVRWRAERAQKAHRKWEQTVQAATKQSRRVRVPVVADLATRGELVRRVAESALTLVLHEEADEPLAQVALPEQGEVLVVVGPEGGIAPEELAALTTAGARPVRLGRTVLRASSAGPAALAVLNAQGRWR from the coding sequence ATGACCGCGCCCCTGTTCCTCGTGCCGGTCGGCAGTCTCGACGCCGACGACGAGGGTGGGCCGGGCACCCTGCGGCTGGACGGCCCCGAGGGACGTCATGCCGCCGACGTGCAACGTCTCGGCGTCGGCGAGGGGGTCCTCGTCTCCGACGGTCGGGGTCGCGCCGCGTCCTGCACCGTCACTGCCGCCGACCAGGGAGCCCTCCAGCTCGCGGTCGACTCGCTGTGGACGGTCCCGGAGCCGCAGCCCCGCCTCGTCCTGGTGCAGGCGCTGGCGAAGGGGGACCGCGACCTGATGGCCGTCGAGGCCGCGACCGAGCTGGACGTCGACGAGGTGGTCCCATGGCAGGCCGACCGCTCGATCGTGCGCTGGCGGGCCGAGCGGGCCCAGAAGGCCCACCGCAAGTGGGAGCAGACCGTGCAGGCGGCGACCAAGCAGTCCCGCCGCGTCCGCGTGCCGGTCGTCGCCGACCTGGCGACCCGGGGTGAGCTGGTGCGGCGCGTCGCCGAGTCGGCGCTCACCCTCGTCCTGCACGAGGAGGCCGACGAACCGCTGGCCCAGGTGGCCCTGCCCGAACAGGGAGAGGTGCTGGTCGTCGTCGGCCCCGAGGGTGGGATCGCGCCGGAGGAGCTGGCCGCGCTCACCACGGCAGGTGCCCGACCGGTCCGCCTGGGCCGGACCGTCCTGCGCGCCTCCAGCGCCGGGCCGGCCGCGCTCGCCGTCCTCAACGCCCAGGGCAGGTGGCGGTGA
- the dnaJ gene encoding molecular chaperone DnaJ, which translates to MNDYYADLGVPREATPEEIKKAYRRKARQLHPDVNPGADAEAEFKRVSQAYDVLGDPTKRASYDRGQDPYGGATGGFGQGFTFSDIMDAFFGGTAAGTRGPRARVQRGHDALVRLDIDLPTAVFGGEETLYIDTAVLCQTCTGSGAQPDSGTRTCQVCVGRGEVQQVQRSFLGQVMTSRPCQACRGYGDVIEHPCFDCSGEGRVRTRRDLTLRVPAGVDTGTRIQLSGEGEVGPYGGEPGDLYVEIAVEPHETYQRRGDDLHGTLEVPMTAAALGASLPVETLDGLEEIDLAPGTQPGETITLPGLGVTHLRGQGRGDLVLHLDVKVPTRLTDEQRELLVQLAESRDETRPTGRMGANGAGHGRKSKLWDALRGR; encoded by the coding sequence GTGAACGACTACTACGCCGATCTTGGAGTGCCGCGCGAGGCCACTCCCGAGGAGATCAAGAAGGCCTACCGCCGCAAGGCCCGTCAGCTCCACCCGGACGTCAACCCCGGGGCGGACGCCGAGGCCGAGTTCAAGCGGGTCAGCCAGGCCTACGACGTCCTCGGCGACCCGACCAAGCGCGCCTCCTACGACCGGGGTCAGGACCCCTACGGCGGCGCCACCGGCGGGTTCGGCCAGGGCTTCACCTTCAGCGACATCATGGACGCCTTCTTCGGCGGCACCGCAGCCGGCACCCGGGGCCCGCGGGCCCGGGTTCAGCGCGGTCACGACGCCCTAGTCCGGCTGGACATCGACCTGCCCACCGCCGTCTTCGGTGGGGAGGAGACCCTGTACATCGACACGGCCGTGCTGTGCCAGACCTGCACCGGCTCGGGCGCGCAGCCGGACTCCGGCACCCGCACCTGCCAGGTCTGCGTCGGCCGCGGCGAGGTGCAGCAGGTCCAACGCTCGTTCCTGGGTCAGGTGATGACCTCCCGCCCGTGCCAGGCCTGCCGCGGCTACGGCGACGTGATCGAGCACCCGTGCTTCGACTGCTCGGGCGAGGGACGGGTCCGCACCCGCCGCGACCTGACGTTGAGGGTGCCGGCCGGGGTGGACACGGGCACCCGGATCCAGCTCAGCGGTGAGGGCGAGGTCGGACCGTACGGCGGGGAGCCGGGGGACCTGTATGTCGAGATCGCGGTCGAGCCGCACGAGACCTACCAGCGGCGGGGCGACGACCTGCACGGAACGCTGGAGGTCCCCATGACGGCGGCTGCGCTCGGCGCCAGCCTGCCCGTGGAGACCCTCGACGGCCTGGAGGAGATCGACCTCGCCCCGGGCACCCAGCCCGGCGAGACCATCACGCTGCCCGGTCTGGGGGTCACCCACCTGCGCGGCCAGGGCCGCGGCGACCTCGTCCTGCACCTGGACGTCAAGGTCCCCACCCGCCTCACCGACGAGCAGCGCGAGCTGCTGGTCCAGCTGGCCGAGAGCCGGGACGAGACCCGTCCCACGGGTCGCATGGGTGCCAACGGCGCCGGCCACGGCCGCAAGAGCAAGCTCTGGGACGCCCTGAGGGGCAGGTGA